Genomic DNA from Oryza sativa Japonica Group chromosome 5, ASM3414082v1:
tttttgggacggagtagtAGCTATGATTAATTTTAACATGTCTTCAATTATTTCTTCCAATCAACTTCTTGGcttaacaattaattaattaccttcGACCGTCAAACGAGTCTGAACGAAATCAAttaagaggtatatatattgcATCGATCACGAGAACATTTTCCGAAAGTGAGCAATGTTTACTGTACAAGGTTAGGTTTCTTCGGTGGTATGCAATGGGCAATGGCTATCAAAAGctaagttaattaattaggtgaTGACGACGCAGCAtaataagcaaatatgcaagcaCATGCATGCGCGACAATGGCGGTGATGAAGGCATCAGtgacgaggaagacgaccgaAAGATCCTCTCCTCATTGGTGACAGATGTCGCCATCGTTTTGGTTTATACTTCCAAATGTTTGGAAAGGAAGAACTAGGGTTACTAGTTTATAGGAGTACGGACGTACACGTGGAAGATGGATCATGATCATTCCTAATTAAGGTTTTTAACTAATAGCTTTCGTACACAACTTTTGACTAATCATAATCGATCCGAGGATCAAGGAGTTGAAAGGAAAGATCTTCATTGATCTACGGCATTAATTACTTATCGATTACTATATTATTTAAGAAAATCCCTTGTATACCCTTAAATTttacctaatcccttctatacctctgaattttgcttacttctTTGTATAcctctaaaatttgattttgatccctttcatacccctctcgtcagttgaccgtctattttctataaaaatgaccattttacccttggataaacaaagaaattcatgaattacattattaaaaatataaaagcttctcgcatgagactattatagttatgagtttgttgttcgatgcattatttatcccaaaaaatattgttagataatgaaataaaaaatacatatttatttttttaaaaaaagtcataaaaatgaggagcattcatataAAAATAGAACTACCAATGTTCACAACATTCTTTTAATGAATGCTcacgataaaaaaaaatcctttgtcctattaaaatttcaaataaaaattttaatttattacatttattttattttcaaaatttatgtcaaaatattttgcactaattatttagtctctttagttttataaaatgcacatactgtacactcaaacaaaatttttaattgtttttgaagcttatatttaaacctaaagcatcaagggcaaaaaggacatttgcaaccaaacgtaatagtgaaatgatggaaaatgtaacggtagggacatggaagggatcaaattgaaatttcaggggtatagaagggatttggtaaatttcaggggtatgaAAATGATTAAGTGagttttcaggggtacacaggaAATTTGCTCATATTATTTCGGGGTTTGAAACAAAGTGAGATCAcccgtttcttttcttttaaggGCATACGAGCTGTCATATAAATCGGACAAGGAAAAACAGATTTAGGCCTTTAATTTATAACTGGTAAAATACATAAGATTTTTTGAGGATTTTAATATATCGGAAAAATACTATAAAGACCTTGAAAACAACGGATTGAATCATCATTTCTTTTGAAATTCAATAATCTTATAGAGATTTCGAGGAAAAGTTATCAAGAGCTTCaacctatataaaaaaagtTTCATTGTGTCCATTTCTCTCATCCGATTCTGTATTTTATACAGCATCAAATGAtcattcttgtatttttttaatatcttCTACAATCTTCTATTTTACGCTTGCAAAATTACAATTATTATGTTTCGCAATTCTCTGTGTATGGAAGATACATCCGAGCACATATCACAATCAAACACATAGTAGGTAGTCTCactaatattatatatattcgtGAGCACAATAATGGATTTCAAGTGGAACCCTGGATCCATGACTTTAGCATCTACTAACATGTACCACGTCATCtgtgctcttttttttaagCACCTGTGCTCCTTAAACAGAGTTATATTTGAAGAACTAAAATATCTATTAATCTATAAAGTCTAATCTAGCTAGCTCTTTATATTTAAAGAAATTATAATCTGGGCTACTTTCTATACCCTTTCAGCTAATTAGCTAGACTAGCTAGTAGAGGTAAGTGTGCGCAGTGTTATGAGCGCATGTGTTTGTAGCATGTTTCAAAGAAAAGTATAGGATGGCTTGTTCCTGCCGTGTCACAATGTCACATGGGTGAACATAATTAAGTTCTTGGGACACGTATGTACGACGGATCAGATCGCGATCTATCTATATCAGTTTTAAGGTAGCTAGTGCGCTCTAATCTTGTCTGTTAAGCTTAGAGCACCCGTAAtgataaagtaaggtgctatctataaaatatgtacatctcagcaatagactagattaatagtaaaccactttaatagtatgtctacatgtgTATCTATAGCTCTTTAATCTATTGCTACATTTTTCTCTATAGattatctccaggttagtagatggctttgctctctctctctcttcatttaatctcttccaagtaggaaaatatgctgacatggatctcttgtagagagcctatagataaatATTGCAGGTGCtcttagctagctagtactcctAATTTGCATGCACACGCGGCGCCTGATGATAGAAGCCATATCGATGGATGCACCAGCATgcggtttttttttgttgagatTCTTACACAGGAGATGCACATGTACGTAGTTAGTTATAGCTAGCTAAGTATACGTTATTATCAAGCTCATTAATCGAGGGACACGTctaccgatcgatcgatgtttCAACCGGCCGGCAGTTATACAAAGGAAAGTACACtagtagatactccctccgtccccaaaaaaaaaaacccaatcctgtCCAGATTTAAACATagaattggttttttttatgtccagattcaaattaagaattggattttttttgagacggagggtgTAGTTTTCGATCAGTATGTGATATATATGGATGTGCATAGAGCTCTATGTTCTCTCTTAGCTACTCTAAACATTTGTAGGATGGTTTAAGTAAAGATTAAGGTAACAGGGAAAGGTTCCCTTTCAGTCACTTTATTAGTAAAATTTAGAATAGCTTGAATTATTCTCCTAGTTAATTACCTAATAGTTGTCATATTGAAAATGTTTGGATTCTTATAAACTAAAATTGATTCTTAGCACGGAACGAAACTGATCTGGCTACCTAGCTACCAACCTACCTAGCAAATCGATCTGCAGATCGCCGGCCCAGGACTAGATCTAGATGCAGCGGATGTGTGGAAGGGGCCGATCGAACGACGGCCGAGGCGCCAGGTCGCCGCCGGAGAGGCCAGCTTAGCCgctatatatgcatgcaaagACTGATTAATTAGTTTGGTTGGTGAGAGGGGTTATCAATCCTCTAATAATGTGTGGCTGGAAATTAACTCATATGATCACATCACCATCTTCAGCTGCATGCATGGGAGGCCTATTTAATTTATGTGGCTGGCAATGAATATGCTACTGTAATATGCTTGGGATGATCGATGCATGGATATGTCGTGGCAATGTATAGGTATTAGGAAAGCACAAGTGGTGTGGTGTGGCGTGGTGGTGGAGTCATGGGTGTATGACTCCACTCGTCAGGGTTAAGATCCTGATACCTACAAATATTACAATATATGTATGCGGGCTTTCTATAGGATTTCAGTGAGATCAGAGATGTGCCACATCCATATAGGTCTTTTATCGGTATATGATGAGGGTAACATATTCTATGCACACATCCATCTTTTATGTACTCACTAAAATCAGGGATATGCTCTGTACATATAGGTCTTATATCGGTATATATGATAAGGTTAACGTATCCTATGCACTTAATTACTCTAGACCACCAGCTCTCAATCTAAAGTGCTGGACTTGTGTAGGGCATTTCTTTTGAAGAAACAACCTGCTTACTCATCGGTAATTTCTTGAATAAACCCTCGAATTTTCTTTTCCTGTGTCTTGACAGTTTTCACTACAACAAAAATCTTATATAGAGCTTGTACTTTGGCAAATTTATAGAAGCAGTTTTCTATAGTCTAGAGACAATTTTTAGAAGCACTTTTAAAATTGCCTAGTAtacttttatagtaaaaacactttaaaaatattttataatattttgttaaatttatGTTGTACTGGTATCTTTTCAGCGCTTTAAAATTTGTCTTGTATACAAAGACATTTTGTGAAGACGTTTTAACATTTGTAAAGACAATTTTCCAAATATCATTGTATAGTAGATATAACTAATGCAAGGTACATGTTTACATGTTATTACATGAGGTTGAGAAAGGCTAGTGCATGGAAGATAAAAGTCATCAGGGTCATGTGAGAAGACGTGAGAAGAGAACCTTGGAAGGGTTCTTCTGTGAAATTTCCGCAACGGCGAGCGTTTTTTCGCAAATATGCCATACCTGAATGCAAGCCTTTAGATTATTGAGATCGAAAGATCTGGGTTGAACGAGTGTATGTGCTTATTATGATGAGAGCTAGTAGGTCCACGAGAACAACTGATCAAGTATTCTCATTTTTTCTATTACACGATAAATGTAAGAACACATACACTACGACATATCGTGAATGTGACCCCTaacatataaaaagaaaattttgatgATTTCACGCTTTATTTATGGTTACTTTGATTTTCATTACGAGATAACACTCCATGACAATAATACATGACCATGCATCCGAGTTAATTGGGTCAGGGTGTAACATAATCGAAGCCTAATttatgaaatgtcaaaaataaaTCTTAATTTATGTTGGAAGCGTACCGCATATGCGTATTATTaattggcaaaattggttatataacATCGAAAGCTCATATTTTTAGTTTTGTAACACTGAAAGATACCGTCAACAATTTAAACTTTAATTAGTTCAAAGACAACAGAATTTAACCTTAGTACATATGTCACACCTTATTATTCGTCGGTAGTGAATCGGTGTTTTTATTCGGTAGTACGTCTTAAGACATCAACCCGATTgctgcagaaaaaaaaacaagacaaAAGTACTCCAATATTCATGTGCCATGCAGACAATAATGTGCCGTCTGGAAATTCCAAAACCATTGGTAAGGACGTAACTCGATCAACAGATTTCTTGTGGTGAAACGGATCCAACTAAGTTTAAATTCTAGACTTAACAcggatgcttatatttatgatTAAGTATTTTTTAATGGTAGATGATGAACTAaggtgctcataggggtgaGTATGCGCACGtttatgtgtttctaaaaaaataagaaaagaaaaaggaaaggaaaatcaCTGCCGTGTATGACATGAGAGCCCAGCACAGCCCATGAATGGGCCTTTCTAGCTAGGCCTCTTTCCTACCTGCACAACGTACGTCCCTGCGATAAATATTGAGAAGTTCTAAGATATTCTTCATCAAATGTCTCCCAAATTCAATTGAGAAAAAGAATATTTAGTTTCCACTCAATATTACCCTGTTTTGATATATGACACTAGAAATAGGTCCGTCTCTTATATGACATCCAATTAAAAATTTGTATATGGTATTTGTCACATCACCACGTGCAACTTATTTGGCATGTTACCGTGGATTGAAAATGCAACCATTACGAATTGAGAAAAAGAATATTTAGTTTCCACTCAATATTACCCTGTTTTGATATATGGCACTAGAAATAGAAATAGGACCGTCTTTTATATGACATctaattaaaaatttatgtatgCATGGTATTTGCCACATCACCACGTGCAACTTATTTGGCATGTTACCATGGAGTGAAAATGCAACCATTACGCGAGGTGAGTGTAGTTTAACTAGTTAGATTTTTTATGGTGAAACCTATATACCTAGCTGACATAGGttcgtatttacggctaattatttacAAGTCGACAGCTAGGTGCCCTGGTGAGAGGTGCTTATAAGGGATAGGGTGTACGTGTGTGTTATTGTGTTTTCTTATAAAATAAATGCAACCATTACAAGTCTATTTTATACATTAAAAAATGCAACTTTTACAAGTCTATTTTATACATAAATAATAAAATGACAATATTTCCCTTGGGCTATGTCAGTGTCATAGGCCAAGGAGTCCAATGGTTTTTATCGTTCTCTATTTGTTTGTCCACTTCCTCTTGGTCCCATCGTTATTGTATATTTGTCGAATAATTATTGTTAAATGGAGATGcatgcgttgtactgtgtaatttttttaaaaaaagatgcaTATCCCCGTGTTAGTCCCATATAAAGTGTCTCGACAACACCAACTATTTACACAAACTATTTACATCAGAAGATAGGTTGAATGGATATTACAACCTCAAGAATGGCATAGGTGAGGAGGCTAAGGAGCCTACAACATGGTGGCAACCGTCTTATCAGGTCACTTGTAACCTTATCTAACATGGCACTGATGTCCGGCAGGATACTTGGACCCCTGTTGGGCTAAACTctattgattttgattttttaaaatttgatttttatggGGTTTCTTCATCATTTGCCAACttacattaataaaaaaatgtgtttTCCATTATCAAGGAAAGAAAAGATTGCGTGTAACAAAAGTGACATAATATTATTCTTAAAAGAGGACATATCTGATGAAAACGAACTAAGTGTTGgaaactcgtgaaaatcatatctaaaagttttgtaaattcataaaaaaaaactagagataggtgtagatatgaaatacattctcaccaaatctcaactccaaactcaacttcgtttaagagaaaaaaagagacaaaTTTCTGGTGAATAGTGTCCTATTACTATTCAtatgaaatttgtttttttactccTAAATGGagttgagtttgaacttgagatttggtgagaatgtatttcatatctacacctatctctagtattttttcatgaatttacaaaacttttagataTAATTTTCACGAGTTTCTAACACTTAGCTcgttttcaccggatatgtcccATTCTTAAAAATCATaatctaaaattttaaaatgcttCGGTTTATAATCGAAAGTATGGAAAGCAAATCCTTTGCTCATTGAGACATGAATTTCAAGACTGGATGGAGGAGTGGGTAGTGGATCTATGTATTCCCAGCTACCTGTGGTTTGTTTACATTAGCGTCCAACCTCCAAAACACATGTCTCTAGAGGGCTCCGTTGTGCTTGACCTAAGCACTAAGTCCTTCCATAACTCTATCACGTCGATGCTTTGCAACTCTTCCTCTCTATTATTCTACTTCGAGACCAAAACTATTTTCAGAGGGcatgttcggttaatcccttTCATATAGAGATTGGGAGAAATTAGAGGGGATTAATAGGTGTGGAATCGATTCTCCCAAAATCTACTCCAATCTCCTTAGGAAAGAGGCTAACCAAACAAACCTTAGTGGGCAAATTTAAACGGAAGGTTCTAGATTGCCCTCAATACTTGCtatttttgttcaaattttcaaatcaaaGGCTCTATAGTAAGAAAAAgtaaaacagaaaaaggagagacaTTGCTAGATAAGATTGGTCGAAGAAGAAAGTAGAGGAAGATGAAGGGTAGTTTAGTACAAcggcatatatatatgacatgGATCTGgatcttttatattttagaactattttttataaatagatccTTGAAAAAAGTTATTTCAAGAATGAACCCATTTCTTAACGCCAGTGTTATTGGCGCCATTCATGGTCCAATAGGACGGCACGAATGACATTGGTGTTGTGCCCCTTCTCCTCCCGCGGAAGCTAAGACACTGATGTGAAGGGAGTGGCACTAAGCCATCAATGACACTTACGCCGAGGACATTATTTGTAAAACAAGTTTTCGAAAAgactaaaaactaaaaaaatcctGTGACATGGATAGCACAAAAGGAGGAAAAATACTTGTACCAATGGTATATATGGTGGGGCATGCCAATCCtcgatgaaaaagaaaatacggTAACAATCAAATCAGTGTAGAAAAATGGTAATATTGAATGATAAATAAAGAATTTTCCCAATCTTAATTTGGTACCTGTCCTGGATTTGGAATGCTCAGCAACTAAAGCGAGATGCTTGACTTTATAAAGCTAGACCAAAAATGAGGTAACCCATGACTGACCGCATGATAAACCTAGCTCACATATTTAATTCTATCTTAATTTTACTCCCTAATTTTTGTAGTCATAGTAGTTCGGAATTGCTGTTTGTCTCCAGATGTGTGGGCTCATCTCCCTCATAATGTTCAGATTACTTTTTCTTCAACTTACTAAATCATTCAGAATCCTATCCTCTCATATCCACCACGAATTGAACTGATCAAAAGATAAGATGACAGTGCAGAAAAAACAGGTTTCTTCCTCAATCACATTTTTATGATAACAATTTTCTTCATCTTTTATTGATGCACAGGGACCCAGTGAGTGATTCAAATGTTAAATTCAGTAAACAGAAGTCATGCTTTCTCCTTCTGCctatgctttctttttttttttttgcatgagtATTACtaccttcgtttcatattataagtcatttgacttttatcctaatcaaacttctttagttttgatcaagtttataaaaaaatataatagtactttcaacacaaaacaacatattatcaaaatatattcaatgttagatttaacgaaactaatttaatattttatatgttgctaaacttttctataaatttggtcaaacttgacaaagtttgattaggaaaaaaagtcaaacgacttataatatgaaaggaAGTATAAATTATACCCTGTCTGATTTTTATCCCAATCTTCTCCTTGATGCTTGCTTTACTCCCCTCATGATGGTGCCATCATGTTTGTTAGTGTCAAAACCTGCTTTATTAGGTTTGGAGCAGGATCATGGTCATGCAATTTAAAGAGAATATGTCCCCTCAACTTGCATAATTTATCCTTGCTTCATTACGCAAGTAACTGATGCCTGCCATCTGTTAGTTCTGTACTAAAAGTGGCCTGTCAAGATGTTTCACCCAAATCTGATCCAATCTCTTCTGAAAATGACATCCACTGTTACATCTCCTGACCTCTGCATTAGTCAGTTAGGTGTGTATGTTATTATGTGATCAATGAGCTCCTTGCATGTGTAATGACAAAACATGGGGATTAATGATTAATAGATCTTTATTGGCAGCACACCAAACGACAGGTAAACATCGATCACAACCTGTACAAGAACCTCACTttcagaaaaagagaaaagaaattaACTTGTACTAGAAAAACCAATTAATTTAGACATTTTTGTAATTggttccatgcatgcatgcatagctAATTAACCTCATGTGCTGTACAAGGAGATGATCATGTGTGTGTATGCAGTgaataaaaggaaagaagaaattTTTGGTAGCTGAGGTTTTTGCCTGTCCTTGTCATTGCCCACTGCAAACTGAATATTGTGAGCTCATCTTTCACCTTCTCCAGGCTCTGAAAATCCAAACCAGCAACCACCCTTGCCATGCCTTTGTGTCAACATAAAGCTATAAGGTGATTGCAAAAGTATGGTATGATATGATAAAAACCATTTCTTCTTTGCTTTTCTTATCTTATTTTGTGCATGGGCTGATCACTGATTGTCATTCTAACATTACAGTAACACCTAACTTTCTGATTGAGGTACATGATCTCCAAAACACCCTTTTCTGAACTCCTCCACTTTTATGAGGAGCACTGAAGATGAAGATCAGGTAACTCTGATGGTCCCGAAGAAAGGCGTGCTCGGCGACGGACCGGATTGGTCAGATAACCGGGATGTGGACATCTTTAGCTCCAGGTCAGGCATCTGGAGCTGCACCTGAGGATTTGCCAGCAATGTCAGGGAAGGTGAGTGCTGTGATGCTGATGAACTGTTACTCATCAGGTTCAGACATGGAGGCAGGACAACCTCCTCCTTCACCACGCCGACACCGATCGACATGCCGGGGATCTGCAGTTCAGATGCAGATCCTGAAATGGGCATTGCTGCTGCCCTCTTGATACCTTCAACCTGAAGAGTTTGCACATGACAGGGTGGTCATATTACATGACAGATACAGTGTCATGGAACAAAAGGTGACACATGTGATGAGATATCTGAGAATTGAGCTGAGTCATGTACCACATCAAAGAGGCTggacctcctcttcttctgtgTCATACTGTTCTGCCTCAGGAAGTACTTCTGGGCATGGCTGGCGACCTGCGTTGGAGTCCGGGTAGTGACGAAGTGCCGAGAAATGCCCCGCCAGTCGCCTTTTCCGAGCTTGTCAAGGCCGGCGAGGAACATCTGGTGTTCTTCCTCAGTCCATGGAACTCCTGAGATTCAGAAGTTACAGATCATCATACACTTGTTGAAATGCCAAGCAACTCCTATGTTGAACTGATCTTTTAAGAGTCAACTTAAATATTCAGTAAACCTGAAGCAACTGATAATGACAAGTGGCAACAATCAATCATTTGATAAGTGCAAAATTCAGTGAATAACGAGAGAAATCAAAGGTAAAGAACTAAAGATAAGTAGACTGGACTTGCAAACCATCAAAGATAATGTTgtaacacaaaaaaaatcacatctgTGGTGTAAATTGTAATTAGCCCTACTCCATCAAAACCATGAGGAAGCTACTAAGAACACAAGCTGATGTTTATTCAGGCTCACCTTTCTTCCTCTCCTGAACCCTTCCCATGAGCCCATCAGAGAGGTACCCATTGGAGACCCTCTCAGTGTTCTCCTCAATCGAAACAAGcgaagatgacgacgacgaaACCGACGGCGAGGCAGAAGCTCCATAGTATGCTGGTGATGCCAAGCACTCCATGCTGAGGCACTTCTTCAGAGGAGATGAGCCTCCTCCTACCTGCAGCTGCACCCCAAACAACCTCAAGCCACCAcaggcagtagcagcagcagcagtagtactaccactgttgctgctgctgatgctgtgATCAAGAACTCTTTGGCCACTGCAAGTCCTGGAGTTGTGGCCATTGTTCCCACAGCTAGAGCACTTCCTAGCCATGGTTACTGATGATTTCAAGATGGAGCAAATGGAAGAATAAGCTCAAGATGAtagtcttcttcttcttcttcttcttctctgtcCCTGTGGATAGATAATTAATCTTGGTGTGTGTAAGGTGTTATAGCTAGCTAGAGGGCTTAATAAAGAGGGCAATAAAATGTGGTAGGGGCTACTTGGGAAATCATCTAGCACTCCTGTCTGAATGAAATGGACATCTTGGCATCACCTCCCTATGGCAGACATTTCAGTGCAAATATGgcctaattttatttatttattctaaAACATGTGTAGAGAACCAACAGAATGAGCACAGGTGTCTTTGGAGCCCATGATACTAATTCTTGCTTGGTGTCACTTTCAGTACACCGTATGTATCCATGAATCACACATTTGTTCAATACTTATTGCTGTGCCCTCAAGCATTTCAGAGACAAGGTTTCAATCACAGAGAGTCAGATGATTGTAACAGGATATGCTCCTTGGTAACGTGTATTTCGTACAAATTGACCGAAAAAAAACTTGTAAATCAATCAGGTTGCTATAGGTTAAGCATGTGTTAAATATGGGGcctgttttttttatcaaagtgaCCATCAtttggagaaagagagagggtatGATTATTCTAGGATGATAATGGAACAGTGAGAAGCAGGgcacatatatttattttctggatgtttcttgaaaaaaataaataagagtcAGTATCAAGATTCATCACTGATGTTTATCAGCAGAGAAATAGCAACAGCACTTGACCAATCATAGAAAGATTTTTCATTTAGAAAATAGGAAGTGGAGGTGCAACTCTGTTTCAAATAGAGAGGATTACATCAAGGATGTCAGCTGCTGATAAAACATTAGACTGAGAcataaactgaaaaaaaaaatcagtggaCAGAATTAGAGTTTGTTGGACAACCTAATCTGACCGTTTGGGAATGGGTGAGAAGTTTGTATTGCTTTCGTGAATTCAAACCCATATTTGTTTTTTAACTGATAAATAAAATTTAACAAGTTGTTTATATGACCGGAAATCGTCTGCAAAGCTACTTGATAATCTAATTATTATTTGAAAACCTGAAATTTCCAAACCTATTCCAGGTATTGACCAACTATGACCAGCAAAAATAGTACTTATGCCTGGACTGGACGAAAATTCAGAACCATCAAAAGTAAGTGCACCTATGCCTTACATTCCTTCTCCATGGACAGTAGATCAGTATCAAATCGGTTAGGTTAGATACTGTGTTATTCTGCCTAGTCCACATTCGGGAAAAAGCATGAGGATAGAAGAACAATAAAGGAACATTCCAATTACCCACCTGGTTCAAATAATCCTATGACTGATTTGGATGCCcatattttttgaattttagcTGATTACGGGAATTCGGAGTCCTTCAACCTGCAACCTCTTCAATAATTGGTTGTAGTTTCCTTAAAACAAAAGCTGAAATGAATTTCATTTCATTCTCTAAAAAGAAAATATGATTTCAGGAATGCAATTGCAATTGTATTGCAAGTGAACACTAGCACAGAAC
This window encodes:
- the LOC4338039 gene encoding transcription factor MYBS3-like codes for the protein MARKCSSCGNNGHNSRTCSGQRVLDHSISSSNSGSTTAAAATACGGLRLFGVQLQVGGGSSPLKKCLSMECLASPAYYGASASPSVSSSSSSLVSIEENTERVSNGYLSDGLMGRVQERKKGVPWTEEEHQMFLAGLDKLGKGDWRGISRHFVTTRTPTQVASHAQKYFLRQNSMTQKKRRSSLFDVVEGIKRAAAMPISGSASELQIPGMSIGVGVVKEEVVLPPCLNLMSNSSSASQHSPSLTLLANPQVQLQMPDLELKMSTSRLSDQSGPSPSTPFFGTIRVT